The Meriones unguiculatus strain TT.TT164.6M chromosome 9, Bangor_MerUng_6.1, whole genome shotgun sequence genome window below encodes:
- the LOC110557731 gene encoding olfactory receptor 10G3-like, whose product MESVNCTLLTEFILTGVPHPPRLRTFLFLFFLLIYILTQLGNLLILITVCADTQLHARPMYIFLGALSIIDMGISTIIVPRLMMNFTPGIKPIPFGGCVAQLYFYHFLGSTVCYLYTIMAYDRYLAICQPLRYPVLMSAKLSTLLVAGAWVAGSIHGAIQAILTFRLPYCGPNQVDYFFCDIPAVLKLACADTTVNELVTFVDIGVVVASCFSLILLSYIYIIRAILRIRTADGRQRAFSTCGAHVTMVTVYYVPCAFIYLRPESHSILDGAASLFPTAITPFLNPLIYTLRNQEVKLALRRMVWGQRTKSEV is encoded by the coding sequence ATGGAAAGTGTCAACTGCACACTCCTGACTGAGTTCATCCTCACAGGAGTGCCCCACCCTCCCAGGCTGAGGACATTCCTGTTCCTGTTCTTTTTGCTAATCTACATCCTCACTCAGCTGGGGAACCTGCTCATCCTGATCACTGTCTGTGCAGACACACAGCTCCATGCTCGCCCCATGTACATCTTCCTTGGTGCTCTCTCCATCATCGACATGGGCATCTCTACCATCATTGTCCCCCGGCTCATGATGAACTTCACTCCAGGAATTAAGCCCATCCCATTTGGGGGCTGTGTGGCTCAACTTTATTTCTATCACTTTCTGGGCAGTACTGTGTGTTACCTCTACACCATAATGGCCTATGACAGGTACCTGGCAATATGTCAACCCCTGCGTTACCCAGTACTCATGTCTGCTAAGCTGAGTACCTTGCTGGTGGCTGGAGCTTGGGTGGCTGGCTCAATCCATGGAGCAATCCAGGCCATTCTAACCTTTCGCTTGCCCTACTGTGGTCCCAATCAGGTAGATTACTTCTTCTGTGACATCCCTGCTGTTTTGAAGCTAGCCTGTGCAGATACCACAGTCAATGAGTTGGTGACCTTTGTGGACATTGGAGTGGTGGTCGCCAGTTGTTTCTCCCTGATCCTTCTCTCATACATCTATATCATTCGGGCCATCCTGAGAATCCGCACAGCTGATGGGCGGCAGAGGGCCTTCTCAACATGTGGAGCCCATGTAACCATGGTTACTGTATACTATGTGCCCTGTGCCTTCATCTACCTGCGACCTGAGAGCCACAGCATCCTGGATGGGGCGGCTTCTCTCTTCCCCACAGCCATCACTCCTTTCCTCAATCCCCTCATCTACACTCTTCGGAACCAGGAGGTGAAGCTGGCCTTGAGGAGAATGGTATGGGGTCAAAGGACTAAGAGTGAGGTCTGA